Proteins found in one Pseudomonas sp. P8_241 genomic segment:
- a CDS encoding acyl-CoA dehydrogenase: MDFKLSEEQQMLQDTVSRLVRDSYDFELRERFAASEEGFSVAFWQQLGELGLTAVPFASEYGGFGGGGVETLLTMTELGRGLCLEPYLHSVIFAGGLLSQLGNDEQRSELLPQVASGQLQLAVAVDEPTSHYQLHDVRTSAEAVSGGWKLNGRKSVVVAGHSAGMIVVSARTAGSERDEKGVSLFLLDPNAPGVSRRAYPTMDGRKACDLYLENVVVSAAAMLGEAGQALTALRYQQGRAIAAQCAEAVGSMEAVCDLTLDYLKTRKQFGQAIGKFQVLQHRMVDMRIELDQATSMAILASCAADAPDNDDRSRTLAAAKVLIVRAGRFIADQGIQLHGGIGLTWEYVLSHHAKHLLMLNHQFGNDDHHLKTYSRLMRVD; this comes from the coding sequence ATGGACTTCAAACTTTCCGAAGAGCAGCAGATGCTGCAAGACACCGTCTCCCGTCTGGTGCGTGACAGCTACGATTTCGAGTTGCGCGAGCGCTTTGCCGCAAGTGAAGAGGGTTTCAGTGTCGCGTTCTGGCAGCAGCTCGGCGAACTTGGGCTGACCGCCGTGCCATTTGCGTCCGAGTACGGCGGCTTCGGCGGCGGTGGAGTAGAGACCCTGCTGACCATGACCGAGCTGGGCCGTGGCTTGTGCCTGGAACCCTACCTTCATTCGGTGATTTTTGCCGGTGGCCTGCTGAGCCAGCTTGGCAACGACGAGCAGCGCAGCGAATTGCTGCCGCAGGTCGCCAGCGGTCAATTGCAACTGGCGGTCGCTGTCGATGAGCCGACCAGTCATTACCAATTGCACGATGTGCGTACTAGCGCCGAGGCGGTAAGCGGCGGCTGGAAACTCAATGGCCGTAAATCGGTGGTAGTCGCCGGCCACAGCGCCGGGATGATCGTAGTGTCGGCGCGCACTGCCGGCAGCGAGCGCGATGAAAAAGGTGTCAGCCTGTTCTTGCTCGACCCCAATGCACCGGGCGTCAGCCGTCGTGCCTATCCCACCATGGACGGACGCAAGGCTTGCGACCTGTACCTTGAAAACGTTGTTGTCAGCGCTGCCGCGATGCTCGGTGAAGCGGGCCAGGCCCTGACGGCTTTGCGTTATCAGCAGGGCCGAGCGATTGCGGCGCAGTGCGCCGAAGCGGTGGGCAGCATGGAAGCGGTGTGCGACCTGACCCTCGACTATCTGAAGACGCGCAAACAGTTCGGCCAGGCGATCGGCAAGTTCCAGGTTTTGCAGCACCGCATGGTGGACATGCGCATCGAACTGGACCAGGCCACATCGATGGCCATCCTCGCCTCTTGCGCAGCGGACGCACCGGACAACGACGACCGCAGCCGCACCCTGGCAGCCGCCAAAGTCCTGATCGTGCGCGCCGGCCGGTTCATCGCCGACCAGGGTATTCAGTTGCACGGTGGCATCGGCCTGACCTGGGAGTACGTGTTGTCGCACCACGCCAAGCACTTGCTGATGCTCAACCATCAGTTCGGTAACGATGACCATCACCTCAAGACATACAGCCGACTGATGCGGGTCGACTGA
- a CDS encoding enoyl-CoA hydratase-related protein: protein MNYQMITYEKRDAVAVLTLNQPELLNALNAAMLEEVLEALAEVRQDNRVRALVLTANGKLFSAGAQLNELLHGGEAGLSRGANVARMMDGVFNPVVAQLRELPVPVVVALNGGVAGGAVGLALAADVIIAARSAYFYLPFVPKLGLVPDLGSSWFLERLLGGPRALALTLTGGRWSAEQAERWGMIHACVDAEALSGQAMDVARQLAALPAHGVIEARSVFDAARGNSLAQQLTYETDRQRELLDRPTFEQGAQAFLAKREPQFPGRESGVMNTH from the coding sequence GTGAACTACCAGATGATCACCTACGAAAAACGCGACGCCGTCGCCGTCCTCACGCTCAACCAGCCGGAACTGCTCAATGCCTTGAACGCGGCGATGCTGGAGGAAGTCCTCGAAGCCTTGGCCGAGGTGCGCCAGGACAACCGCGTGCGGGCCTTGGTGTTGACCGCCAACGGCAAGCTGTTTAGCGCTGGCGCTCAATTGAACGAACTTTTACACGGTGGTGAGGCGGGGCTAAGCCGCGGGGCCAATGTCGCGCGGATGATGGACGGGGTGTTCAACCCAGTTGTAGCCCAACTGCGCGAGTTGCCGGTACCCGTAGTCGTTGCCTTGAACGGTGGTGTCGCCGGGGGCGCCGTGGGGCTGGCTCTGGCGGCAGACGTCATCATCGCCGCGCGTTCGGCGTACTTCTATTTGCCGTTCGTGCCGAAACTCGGCCTGGTGCCGGACCTCGGTTCGTCGTGGTTCCTCGAACGTCTGCTCGGTGGTCCACGGGCGTTGGCCCTGACGTTGACGGGCGGGCGCTGGTCGGCTGAACAGGCCGAACGCTGGGGCATGATTCACGCCTGCGTGGACGCTGAAGCCTTGTCGGGCCAGGCCATGGACGTGGCCCGTCAACTGGCTGCTCTACCCGCCCACGGGGTGATCGAGGCGCGTAGTGTATTCGATGCGGCCAGAGGCAATTCGCTGGCGCAACAGTTGACCTATGAGACTGATCGCCAGCGCGAGCTTTTGGACAGGCCCACCTTCGAACAGGGTGCCCAGGCGTTTCTGGCGAAACGCGAGCCGCAGTTTCCCGGGCGCGAATCCGGCGTCATGAACACTCACTGA
- a CDS encoding SDR family oxidoreductase, with product MNSSFSGQVALVTGAAGGIGRAAAMAFAAAGLKVAVVDCQRDGGENTVRMIREAGGEASFFPCDVTSDAQVKQLTEQVLATYGAIDYAHNNAGIEREKGRVGDSGEEVYDALMDVNVKGVWMCMKYQLEVMLAQGRGAIVNTASVAGLRGVRKMGIYSASKHAVVALTKSAAIEYAKKGIRINAVCPAVIETPMLEQMIKIDPLVAERSAAMHPIGRLGRADEVANAVLFLCSDGASFITGHALAVDGGLSAG from the coding sequence ATGAACAGTAGTTTTTCCGGTCAGGTCGCTCTGGTTACGGGGGCTGCGGGTGGAATTGGCAGGGCCGCGGCCATGGCTTTCGCAGCGGCAGGCTTGAAGGTTGCGGTGGTCGATTGTCAGCGCGACGGTGGCGAAAACACCGTGCGGATGATTCGCGAGGCGGGTGGGGAAGCCAGCTTTTTCCCCTGCGACGTGACCTCTGATGCCCAGGTCAAGCAACTCACTGAACAGGTGCTCGCTACTTATGGGGCCATTGACTATGCCCACAACAACGCCGGAATCGAGCGCGAGAAAGGCCGAGTGGGTGACAGTGGTGAGGAGGTTTACGACGCGCTGATGGACGTGAACGTCAAAGGCGTCTGGATGTGCATGAAGTACCAGCTGGAAGTAATGCTGGCCCAGGGGCGTGGGGCGATTGTCAACACCGCATCGGTCGCTGGCCTGCGCGGCGTTCGCAAAATGGGCATTTACAGTGCCAGTAAACACGCCGTAGTCGCACTGACCAAATCCGCGGCCATCGAGTACGCGAAAAAGGGTATCCGCATCAATGCCGTGTGCCCGGCGGTCATCGAGACGCCCATGCTCGAGCAGATGATCAAGATCGATCCCTTAGTGGCGGAACGCTCTGCGGCCATGCATCCCATCGGCCGGCTGGGGCGTGCCGACGAGGTGGCCAACGCCGTGCTGTTCCTGTGCAGCGACGGTGCCAGTTTCATCACCGGGCACGCGCTCGCCGTCGATGGCGGATTGAGCGCCGGCTGA
- a CDS encoding SDR family oxidoreductase: MPQPLSCAPARNFANALDFTGKTVLVVGGSSGIGNGIAQSFRELGAQVHVWGTRSHACDYSMEEGSDLQGLHYAQVDLNEQSAIEEVQPAFERLDVLVLAQGTILYKRAEFDMQGFDKVMRVNLGSMMACSLKFQDMLQRSQGALITLSSTAGFRTTRGNPAYAASKSGVVGLTATLGDAWANQGIRVNGIAPGLVDTKLTRVSTQSPERLQGLLARIPLRRMGLPEEMAGAAVFLASPLSSYMVGQTLLVDGGLTLA; the protein is encoded by the coding sequence ATGCCGCAACCGCTATCGTGCGCCCCCGCGCGCAACTTCGCCAACGCGCTCGACTTCACCGGCAAGACTGTTTTGGTGGTCGGTGGCTCCAGTGGCATTGGTAATGGCATCGCCCAAAGCTTCCGCGAACTCGGCGCCCAGGTGCATGTGTGGGGCACTCGCTCGCACGCCTGCGACTACAGCATGGAAGAAGGCTCGGACTTGCAAGGCTTGCACTATGCCCAGGTCGATTTGAACGAACAGTCGGCTATCGAAGAGGTTCAGCCGGCATTCGAGCGTCTTGATGTGTTGGTACTGGCCCAAGGCACGATTTTGTACAAGCGCGCCGAATTCGATATGCAGGGCTTCGACAAAGTCATGCGGGTCAATCTGGGCAGCATGATGGCGTGCTCGCTCAAGTTCCAGGACATGCTGCAACGCAGCCAAGGGGCATTGATCACTCTGAGTTCTACGGCGGGTTTTCGCACGACCCGTGGCAACCCGGCCTATGCCGCCTCCAAGTCGGGCGTCGTCGGGCTCACCGCCACCCTGGGCGACGCTTGGGCAAATCAGGGTATTCGGGTCAATGGCATTGCTCCGGGATTGGTCGATACCAAGTTGACACGGGTCAGCACGCAATCACCAGAGCGCCTGCAGGGACTATTGGCACGTATCCCACTCAGGCGCATGGGCCTGCCCGAGGAGATGGCGGGTGCAGCGGTGTTCCTGGCCTCGCCTTTGTCCTCCTACATGGTGGGGCAAACCTTGCTGGTGGACGGCGGACTTACGCTGGCCTGA
- a CDS encoding acyl-CoA dehydrogenase family protein: MQAEVKARGLWASHLGPELGGQGFGQVKLGLMNEILGRSDFAPIVFGCQAPDTGNAEILAHFGTPEQKRRWLEPLLANDIVSCFSMTEPQGGSDPQVFTTRAVLEGDEWVINGEKWFSSNARYADFFIVMAVTDPEAPLISSQSMFIVPAGTPGLEIVRDVGFASEKVATHAYVRYTNVRVPADHILGGVGQAFVVAQTRLGGGRIHHAMRTIGEAKMILDMACERVLSRVTKGERLARKQMVQEKIADSWIELEQFRLLVLRTAWLIDKHQDYKRVRKDIAAVKAVMPKVLHDIASRALHLHGSIGVSDEMPFVHSVVNSYFLGLADGPTEVHKVTVAREILDTYQACDELFPAYHLPRQRARALNQYSDVLEDLQGVL, encoded by the coding sequence TTGCAGGCTGAGGTCAAGGCCCGTGGCCTGTGGGCCAGCCATTTGGGACCTGAACTCGGCGGGCAAGGTTTTGGGCAGGTGAAGCTGGGCTTGATGAACGAAATTCTCGGGCGCTCAGACTTTGCCCCGATCGTATTCGGTTGCCAGGCGCCTGATACCGGCAATGCGGAAATCCTCGCCCACTTCGGTACCCCGGAACAGAAGCGACGCTGGCTGGAACCGTTGTTGGCCAACGATATTGTTTCGTGCTTTTCAATGACTGAACCCCAGGGTGGTTCAGATCCTCAGGTGTTCACCACTCGGGCTGTCCTCGAGGGTGACGAGTGGGTCATCAATGGCGAAAAGTGGTTTTCATCCAACGCTCGCTATGCCGACTTCTTCATCGTGATGGCCGTGACCGATCCTGAAGCCCCACTGATTTCCAGTCAGTCGATGTTTATCGTTCCGGCAGGTACACCGGGCCTGGAGATTGTTCGTGATGTGGGCTTTGCCTCCGAGAAAGTCGCCACCCATGCCTACGTGCGCTACACCAACGTCCGCGTGCCGGCCGATCATATTCTCGGTGGCGTCGGCCAGGCCTTCGTGGTCGCACAAACACGCCTTGGTGGAGGTCGCATTCACCATGCGATGCGCACTATCGGTGAGGCAAAAATGATCCTCGACATGGCCTGCGAACGGGTACTGTCGCGGGTGACCAAGGGCGAACGCCTGGCCCGCAAGCAGATGGTGCAGGAGAAGATCGCCGACAGCTGGATCGAGCTGGAGCAATTCCGTCTGCTGGTATTGCGAACTGCCTGGCTGATTGACAAACACCAGGACTACAAACGCGTGCGCAAGGACATCGCTGCCGTCAAGGCCGTCATGCCCAAGGTCCTGCACGATATCGCCTCCCGCGCCCTGCACCTGCATGGCTCGATCGGCGTGTCCGATGAAATGCCATTTGTACATAGCGTGGTCAACTCGTATTTCCTGGGACTGGCCGACGGTCCTACCGAAGTGCACAAAGTCACCGTGGCCCGAGAGATCCTCGATACCTATCAGGCGTGCGACGAGTTGTTCCCGGCGTACCACCTGCCGCGTCAACGTGCCCGTGCATTGAACCAGTACAGCGATGTGCTCGAAGACCTGCAAGGTGTCCTGTGA
- a CDS encoding phosphotransferase family protein: MSKMENGLDWQTLVDIPRLQRWMDVEGLGEGPISGAQPLAGGTQNLLLLLHRSGRDYVLRRPPLHPRMDGNATMRREMRVLQALAATDVPHAGFIAGCKDTEVLGSAFYLMEPIEGFNACERMPALHAGDLAVRHAMGLALADGAAALGRVDLARVGLSDLGKVEGFLERQVPRWQALLHSYEEFTGWSGSQALGDVGAIGRWLEQRRPPTFEPGLMHGDYHLANVMFRNDGPQLGAIVDWEMTTAGDPLLDLGWMLATWPDADGIATGPATPQPWSGFPDAGALIARYAMGSKRDLSHVQWYAVLACYKLGIVLEGTHARACAGKASREIGVQLHQAALKLFERASQWIEGRR; encoded by the coding sequence ATGAGCAAAATGGAAAACGGCCTGGATTGGCAGACACTGGTGGATATCCCTCGGCTGCAACGGTGGATGGACGTCGAGGGGCTGGGCGAGGGGCCGATCAGTGGTGCGCAACCACTGGCCGGTGGCACCCAGAACCTGCTACTACTTCTGCACCGTAGCGGCCGCGACTATGTCCTGCGCCGGCCGCCGCTGCATCCGCGCATGGACGGCAACGCCACGATGCGCCGTGAAATGCGAGTCTTGCAGGCGCTGGCCGCCACCGACGTGCCGCATGCGGGATTCATCGCCGGGTGTAAAGACACTGAGGTGTTGGGTTCGGCGTTTTATCTGATGGAGCCCATTGAGGGGTTCAACGCGTGCGAGCGGATGCCGGCCCTGCATGCCGGCGACCTGGCCGTACGGCATGCCATGGGCCTGGCCTTGGCTGATGGTGCCGCGGCCTTGGGTCGGGTCGATCTGGCACGGGTTGGCTTGAGCGACCTGGGCAAGGTCGAGGGTTTCCTCGAACGCCAGGTCCCGCGCTGGCAAGCGTTGCTCCATAGTTACGAGGAGTTCACCGGCTGGAGTGGTTCGCAGGCGTTGGGCGATGTGGGCGCCATCGGGCGTTGGCTGGAGCAACGACGACCCCCAACGTTCGAACCGGGACTGATGCATGGTGACTATCACTTGGCCAACGTAATGTTCCGCAATGACGGGCCGCAATTAGGTGCCATCGTCGACTGGGAAATGACCACGGCAGGGGATCCATTGCTGGACCTCGGCTGGATGCTCGCGACCTGGCCGGATGCTGATGGCATCGCCACGGGCCCGGCTACCCCGCAGCCATGGAGCGGATTTCCTGACGCCGGGGCGCTGATAGCCCGTTACGCCATGGGCAGTAAACGCGACCTGAGCCACGTGCAGTGGTACGCGGTTTTGGCCTGCTACAAGCTGGGTATCGTGCTTGAGGGTACCCACGCTCGTGCCTGCGCCGGCAAGGCATCCAGAGAAATCGGGGTGCAGTTGCATCAGGCTGCGCTGAAGCTTTTCGAACGTGCAAGCCAGTGGATCGAAGGCAGGCGCTGA
- a CDS encoding DUF1254 domain-containing protein, whose protein sequence is MINQHRRASSPRLRRLLKQCCVALSLCAPAGLTSAAINAPVSAQQAQTLAKEAYVFGLPLVYIQTQSDIQTHVTKVGKLQAPLNQFVHYREFPNADNKTVVGLNVDTLYSLANLDLSREPMVLFVPPMGDRFWIMQLIDAWNNVPHAPGSRTLGGKGGTFAIVGPDWRGTLPKGMTELRMPTSLALLGGRTYTAGTEDYAAVHALQDQYKLVPLSAWGNAYTPPDNLPLKPGVDSKTPVPAQVDVMPAQVFFQRLNALMVHNPPYPADSPVMTRIAQIGIKPGVAFDMQRFTPQVQQAIERGVAEGRQAVHDEEAKLGKRVNGWNLTRDMGRYGTQYTYRAAWTYFGVGGNLIEDAFYPLSLIDGDGKPYDAAHRYVLHFTKEQLPPVNAFWSLTMYDKESYLVPNTLNRYALGDRSHLTFDDDGSLTLYIQKDSPGGDKKANWLPTPAQGGFKLALRLYAPKSEVTNGEWVPPAVKRID, encoded by the coding sequence ATGATCAATCAACATCGTCGTGCATCTTCACCTCGACTGCGCCGGTTATTAAAACAGTGTTGCGTGGCTCTGAGCCTGTGCGCTCCGGCCGGTCTGACCAGCGCTGCGATCAACGCGCCGGTCTCTGCGCAGCAAGCGCAAACCCTGGCGAAGGAGGCTTATGTCTTTGGCTTGCCGCTGGTGTACATACAGACCCAGAGTGACATACAGACTCACGTCACCAAGGTCGGAAAGCTTCAAGCGCCCCTCAACCAGTTCGTCCACTATCGCGAGTTTCCCAACGCGGATAACAAGACCGTCGTCGGTCTGAATGTCGACACGCTGTATTCGCTGGCCAACCTGGATTTATCCAGAGAACCGATGGTTTTGTTCGTCCCGCCGATGGGCGACCGGTTCTGGATCATGCAATTGATCGACGCATGGAACAACGTGCCGCACGCGCCCGGCTCGCGCACACTGGGTGGCAAAGGTGGCACGTTCGCCATCGTTGGCCCCGACTGGCGCGGGACGTTGCCCAAGGGCATGACCGAACTGCGCATGCCTACCAGTCTTGCGCTACTGGGGGGCCGCACCTATACCGCAGGAACCGAGGATTACGCCGCCGTTCACGCGCTGCAAGACCAGTACAAACTGGTGCCGCTTTCGGCGTGGGGCAATGCCTACACACCACCGGACAACCTGCCGCTTAAACCCGGTGTGGATAGCAAGACCCCCGTGCCGGCCCAAGTGGACGTCATGCCGGCTCAAGTGTTTTTTCAACGTTTGAATGCATTGATGGTGCATAACCCACCCTACCCGGCGGACAGCCCTGTGATGACTCGAATTGCGCAGATAGGTATCAAGCCCGGCGTAGCATTCGACATGCAGCGATTCACACCGCAAGTACAACAGGCGATCGAGCGCGGGGTTGCAGAAGGTCGACAAGCTGTTCACGACGAAGAAGCAAAACTGGGCAAGCGAGTAAACGGCTGGAACCTGACCCGTGACATGGGTCGCTATGGCACCCAGTACACCTATCGGGCCGCATGGACCTATTTTGGTGTCGGTGGCAATTTGATCGAGGACGCCTTTTATCCACTATCGCTGATAGACGGCGACGGCAAACCTTATGACGCGGCTCACCGATACGTCCTGCACTTCACCAAGGAGCAGCTGCCTCCAGTCAATGCCTTCTGGTCTTTGACGATGTACGACAAGGAATCGTATCTGGTTCCCAACACGCTAAACCGTTACGCATTGGGTGATCGAAGTCACCTCACATTTGACGACGACGGCTCTCTCACGCTTTACATCCAGAAGGATTCGCCAGGAGGCGACAAGAAAGCGAACTGGCTGCCGACGCCAGCACAAGGTGGGTTCAAGTTGGCATTGCGCCTATACGCGCCGAAATCGGAAGTAACTAACGGCGAATGGGTACCACCGGCCGTCAAACGCATTGATTGA
- a CDS encoding MBL fold metallo-hydrolase, giving the protein MERTISTLAGTSRRLDGGILFGQTPRRRWADLMRPDHDNLVEIAARTMLVQEQGKNTLVMAGADGLLVAANRNCRCQPRKPGLLESLAQHGLDENAVDAVVLTHLQAHLSSELSELIRDGEMPRLLFPRARYFCGERHWLRARHPHPRDRDLFVSPLNHRLEGSGRLTLIGDSGCEAFGEGWRFHTSDGYTPGQLLPEVQLPGGPVLFAGDLIPGTHWLNLAMTSAFDRNPECVIDEKEHVLDNLVANGGRLFFARDPDVTMVRVMRDRQSRYIPFDYYRTLSRFDS; this is encoded by the coding sequence GTGGAACGTACTATTTCCACCCTGGCGGGCACATCTCGCAGGCTTGATGGCGGCATTTTGTTCGGCCAGACCCCGCGCCGGCGTTGGGCAGATTTGATGAGGCCCGACCACGACAACCTGGTGGAGATCGCGGCGCGAACAATGCTGGTGCAAGAACAGGGCAAGAACACGCTGGTCATGGCTGGCGCCGACGGGCTGCTGGTAGCTGCGAATCGCAATTGCCGCTGTCAGCCGCGCAAACCGGGATTGCTCGAAAGTCTGGCGCAACATGGTCTGGATGAAAACGCGGTGGACGCCGTGGTGTTGACCCATCTACAGGCGCATCTTTCCAGTGAACTTAGTGAACTGATCAGGGACGGGGAGATGCCACGCCTTTTATTTCCCCGCGCGCGTTACTTCTGCGGCGAACGTCATTGGCTGCGGGCACGCCATCCGCATCCACGCGACCGGGATTTGTTCGTTTCACCTCTAAATCACCGGCTTGAAGGCAGTGGGCGGTTGACGTTGATCGGTGATTCCGGCTGCGAGGCGTTCGGTGAGGGCTGGCGGTTTCACACCAGCGATGGTTATACCCCGGGACAACTGTTGCCCGAAGTTCAACTGCCTGGTGGTCCGGTGTTGTTTGCGGGCGATCTGATACCAGGGACCCATTGGTTGAACCTGGCAATGACCAGCGCGTTTGACCGCAACCCTGAATGCGTGATCGATGAAAAGGAGCACGTGCTCGACAACCTTGTGGCCAACGGTGGACGTCTGTTTTTTGCTCGCGATCCCGATGTGACGATGGTCAGGGTAATGCGCGACCGACAATCGCGCTATATCCCCTTTGACTATTACAGAACGTTGAGCCGCTTCGACAGCTGA
- a CDS encoding DUF927 domain-containing protein, translating into MTDTTLPNEPARAVGSASDSEGKPASKRPAKAAKAPDKRLASVVNPRRTVTPSRPCYATYSTWVQTECGHILPPGLYFHGIRDEKETDNLICSPLEIMAITSDERGENFGRLIRLMSSGGGWREWAAPMEMLAGDGSELRAVLLNLGATIPFGQRRALMDYIMASNPKRHAMAATRTGWHGPALFVMPRKVIGAGDVVFQSSESGGHEYSQGGNLTAWQAEVADRCVGNPVLILSVCAALAGPLLAQLDMDGGGFHLLGDSSGGKSIALLASASVWGKPLDFWRTWNATSTGLEGVATLRNDTLLVLDEIGEAKPQDLGGIIYALGNGTGRQRGKVSGLPRPTQKWRVIVFSSGEYTIGKHMATAGAHIKAGQELRLLDVPVNRHYGVFDNLHGLELPHDPNNVEDCKGAGRVFAETLKHAAAKHYGHLGPAFVELLIKRVQRPDGSPMNAEEIERANLELRAVYAEMRKAFPVGTGQEARAAARFAIAALAGEMAIQAGLLPWAPGTAREAMVELYNDWADYRGRGQSEDIKILRAVLGFIDRHVSRFANAEGTDTAPTHNRAGWYRAHGDGRLYLFNSDALAEAAQGFDLKRVLACLDNAGAIEEHRTNGSPCKQVRIPGEGRPYVYVINPAALQAALEE; encoded by the coding sequence ATGACTGACACCACACTCCCAAACGAGCCAGCCCGCGCCGTTGGTTCCGCCAGCGATAGCGAAGGAAAGCCCGCCAGCAAGCGTCCGGCGAAGGCTGCTAAAGCGCCTGACAAGCGTTTGGCATCCGTGGTCAATCCGCGCCGCACGGTCACACCGTCGCGTCCCTGCTATGCGACCTATTCCACTTGGGTGCAAACCGAGTGTGGCCACATCCTGCCACCGGGGCTGTACTTCCACGGCATCCGCGACGAAAAGGAGACGGACAACTTGATCTGCTCGCCTTTGGAAATCATGGCGATCACCAGCGACGAACGCGGGGAAAACTTCGGACGCCTGATTCGCCTGATGTCCAGTGGCGGCGGCTGGCGCGAATGGGCCGCCCCCATGGAAATGCTGGCCGGTGATGGTTCCGAACTGCGCGCGGTGCTGCTCAACCTCGGCGCCACCATTCCGTTTGGCCAGCGCCGGGCGCTGATGGATTACATCATGGCGAGCAACCCGAAACGCCATGCCATGGCCGCCACCCGCACCGGCTGGCACGGGCCGGCATTGTTCGTGATGCCGCGCAAGGTCATTGGCGCCGGCGACGTGGTGTTTCAGTCGTCTGAATCGGGCGGTCACGAATACTCACAGGGAGGTAATTTAACCGCGTGGCAAGCCGAGGTGGCAGATCGCTGTGTTGGCAACCCCGTGCTGATTCTTTCTGTCTGCGCCGCGCTGGCCGGCCCGCTGCTAGCTCAATTGGATATGGATGGTGGCGGCTTTCACTTATTGGGTGACAGCTCTGGTGGTAAGAGCATCGCGCTCTTGGCGTCTGCCAGTGTGTGGGGCAAGCCACTCGACTTCTGGCGCACCTGGAACGCCACCAGCACCGGACTGGAAGGCGTGGCCACCCTGCGCAATGACACCTTGCTGGTGCTGGACGAAATCGGCGAGGCCAAGCCACAGGACTTGGGCGGGATCATTTACGCCCTGGGCAACGGCACCGGACGCCAGCGCGGCAAGGTGTCGGGATTGCCACGTCCCACACAGAAGTGGCGCGTCATTGTGTTTTCCAGCGGTGAATACACCATTGGCAAACACATGGCCACTGCTGGCGCGCACATCAAGGCCGGTCAGGAACTGCGCCTGCTCGACGTTCCGGTCAATCGGCATTACGGCGTCTTCGACAATCTGCACGGCCTGGAACTGCCGCACGATCCGAACAACGTGGAGGACTGCAAGGGGGCCGGTCGCGTCTTCGCTGAAACCCTAAAACATGCTGCTGCCAAGCACTATGGGCATCTTGGCCCGGCCTTTGTCGAGCTGCTAATAAAGCGTGTCCAGCGTCCCGATGGCAGTCCGATGAATGCCGAGGAGATCGAGCGCGCCAATCTAGAATTAAGGGCGGTCTACGCCGAGATGCGCAAAGCGTTCCCCGTCGGCACAGGGCAGGAGGCACGCGCCGCCGCACGCTTTGCTATCGCGGCGCTGGCCGGTGAAATGGCGATACAGGCGGGGTTGCTGCCTTGGGCACCGGGGACGGCGCGCGAAGCCATGGTGGAGCTGTACAACGACTGGGCCGACTACCGTGGGCGCGGCCAGTCGGAGGACATCAAGATTCTGCGCGCCGTGCTGGGGTTCATTGATCGTCACGTCTCCCGCTTCGCCAACGCGGAAGGCACCGACACCGCGCCGACTCACAACCGTGCGGGCTGGTACCGCGCTCACGGCGATGGCCGCTTGTACCTGTTCAACTCTGACGCTTTGGCCGAGGCAGCCCAAGGGTTTGACCTCAAGCGCGTATTGGCCTGCCTGGACAACGCCGGGGCCATTGAGGAGCACCGCACCAATGGCAGTCCCTGCAAGCAGGTGCGCATCCCCGGAGAAGGTCGACCCTACGTTTACGTTATCAACCCCGCTGCCTTGCAAGCCGCTTTGGAGGAGTAG